TGTTTGAAAGAGAAGCTCATGACCGGGCTTATGATTGAACACTTTTGAAAACTGCGGATCATTTAAAGGATCTTTTTCAAGAAACTCAGGTTCCGGCCCCATGTATTCAGCCTCATATTGACCATCAAATACAGGTCCATGCGCCTTTTCTGTCGTCAGCCCTCGACCGTTTCCACTGTGGCAAACGGTGCATCCATACTCGTCAATGGAGTGGTATTCAAAAGGGCGAGTTTCCCTACCGATTAAAGGGTGCGCGCGAAGCACTTTTGTCATGTCGTAAACATGCTCGCCAACTTTAACCGTTTTCAGCGCCTGCAGATTTTCCGCTTCCTTGTCATTGCCTTCTTTTTTAAGAGTATCGATTTTTTGATCTAGTTTTGTCCAAATATAACTCGGATTCGGTTCAAGGACCGGCAGTCCCGATTCATCATAAACGGGATTCCCATTGATATCGGCAGCTTGCTGAGTGGGGGAAAAGTGGGAGAACTGGACAGCAACGTGGCACGAAGTGCAGCGATCGATGACGGGAGGGCCGTTATCCGGCTTCTCCAACACAATCTGCTTGATCTTTGATTCGAAAGGAGGAGGAGGTTGACCGGTATAGCTGGAGCGGAATTCTTCAAGTGCAATGTAGGTGTTCTGGTAGATTTTATATTCCGGAAAAAGTTCTTTATATAAAAATCCGCCAAAAAACGCCGTGACAATCACCGCTAAAAAAATCAATGAGATTTGATACCAATCACCACGCATCTTTGATCACCCTAATGCCTTGCAAAATTTTCCGTCCAAGGCCACACCCAGCCCCAATTCGCACCTCTGAAGTAAGTGCCGACAATAATCAAAATTCCTTGCCAAGTCATAAATAGAGTGTACAAGAAAATTCCCAAATACCTGCTCCGATGGAACCAAACCCCCTCTCCTCGAGGATTGCGATCCAAATAGGGGATCGACATCAGGCCAACAATAATGAGGCCTGGAATGCCTACGCCTCCCCAAAACGCATCATAAGCGACCATCTCCTGCAAACCGAGAAAGTACCAGGGCGCTTTCGAAGGGTTAGGAGGTTTACTCGGATTTGCCGGTTCTTCAAGGGGAGCATTAATAAATGAAAGACCGAGAACCAGCACAAGAGAAAGAAAAAAGCAAACAAGCTCAGCCCTTAGAAGATGGGGCCAGGTAAACACAAAGTTGTAAGGCCCTTTATCCACTGTCGGACAAGTCCCTCTGACAAGCTCCATCAAACCGTAAGTGCGCTTCACTCCAGGAGCAAACGACTCTTTCGTATCGGAACGCTGCACAACGCGGTAAGGATCCGGGCGCAGGCGATCAGGAGGACGGGCCAACCCGCCATCTTTCCTGATCCGCCAAAAGTGAACACCAATCAACGTCCCGGTTATTAATGGAAGCGCGGCCACATGAAGGACGTAAAAGCGGATCAAAGCATCCTGTCCAACAGAGGTTGACGCAAGCAGCATCACACGGTTGACGTTGTGTTCAAATCCAGGAATGTTGGGAACGTAGCCTGCGATGTTGGATCCGACTGTAACCGCCCAAAACGAAAGCTGGTCCCAAGGGAGCAAATATCCGGTGAACGATAAAACCAGAGTCAACACCATAAGAATCACTCCAATTACCCAATTGAACTTGCGTGCTCCCTTGTAAGCGCCGGTATAAAACACACGGCTCATGTGAAGAAAGACAAACATCACCATCAAATGCGCAGCCCACCTGTGCATGTTGCGATACATCATGGCAAATGGTGTCGTATCCTGCCAATCCTTCATGATATCATAAGCGCGATCCTCTGCAGGGATATAATAAAACATTAAAACCACGCCGGTGAATACAAGAATCAAAAACATGCTGGCAGTGATCGTTCCCAAGCCAAGTGTTTGAAATGGGTTCAGGGAACGCTTATGACACTTCACAGGATGAAAATGTAAAAAGAAGTTCTTAAACACAATTTCCGAGCGATCGACATCATTATTCGGATAATTGTGCCGAAAAATAGAACGGATAAAATCCCGAGGCAAATTGGCAATATGCTCAGCCCAGGTTGTTCGTCTGTTTCCTTTGTATACAGCCATTACTTCAATCCATGTATTATATTATACGGCAGGCGTGAACCACGCAGCCTCCCAATCAAGAGTAGCCTTCGACTTGTCAACCATTAAATCCCCAGAAGCGCCTTTGTATATCTCGAAAAAAACCAAAGGCAAAGGAGCAGGCCCTCCAGTATTGCGCCCAAATTGATCGTATGTCGACCCATGGCAGGGACATGCATATCCCGTATCCACCATATTCACTGTACATCCCAAATGCGTACAGACTGCTGTCTGCACACGCACTTTCCCAGTCTTTGATTCGATAAAAACTTTTTGTTTAGCATTGAAAATTTTCCCGTCAAAAGAAAGCACATCCTCCGGCCTTCCAATAGAAAAAACGCTCGGCGGCACTTTCATCGCATTAGGATATAAATATCCCAACAAAGAAACATTGACCATTTGGGCGGCGCCTAGAATGCAAGCGCCCACACCCATCAAAGCTAAAAAAGAACGCCTTGAGATCATAGGATCCCTTTCATCCTTATCGACATTTAGAGAATTCCGATATTTTGGCATAAACTTATCTGCTATTCCTCATCTCGAAACATTTGGTATTTCACATCTTCCATATCATCAAACTGTCCATTGCGCAGGTAATAGATATAAATCAGCATTCCAGCTAAAGCAAATAAAATTGTCACAGCCAAATACCAAACCATTATCCAATCCAGCGAAATGTGTAGTTCATCGCATCCATCGTCACAGCCTGTGTAGGGCATTTTTCAGCGCACAAACCGCAGCGGATACAAAGATCCTCATCTTTCAGCATTGCAGATCCCATTTGATCCATCTCATCTTCTTCCATTTCATAGGAATCGACACCGTAGTAATGATCGACAGCCTTTCTCAAGTTGCCTTCACCGGCATCCAAATTCAACTGACTAATCGGAACAAGTTTTAAACAATTGCACGGACAGACATCGACGCATCCATTGCATTTAATGCAAAGGGATCCATCAAATACAGGGCTGACATGGCATTGTAAACACCTGTTCGACTGTTCATGCGCCTCTTGGTCCGTGTAGTTGTTTTCAACCATATTTAAATTAGTTTTACGTATTTCGGCCGGTTGAAGAGAAGGCAGGGCCCACTTTGTCCGTAAATAAGTCTTATCCCGCATGGGAGAAATTTCTGTAAATTCCCCAACAAACTCCCTATAAGGGGTCGTTCCTAGTAAATCATGATCGATCGCGCGGGCAGCCTCTTGCCCATGTCTAATTGCTGTGATGAACAGAGCCGCTCCAAATGCAGCATCTCCTCCTGCATAAATTCCTTTAACAGAAGTTCTTCCAGTTCCTTTTTCTGTTTTAATCACCCCTCTTTCGATCGCAAGCGCATCCCGCTTCTTCCACCCATTTAGGAAGCTTGTATCCATAGATTGGCCAATAGCCAAGACGACGCTGTCGCAAGGGATGATCGTTTCTGTTTCAGGCACCAATTGAGGATTGAATTTTCCATCATGATCAAAAAGGCGGTGGATTTGCTGCACCTTCAAACCGCAAATGCGACCGTTTTCATCTCTCATAACAGCTTTCGGAGCAACGCGGTTGATGATCTTAACACCTTCCTCCATCCCGTCTTCAATCTCAAATTCATCGGCCGTTTGCTCATCCCTTGACTCCAGACAGACCATTGTCACTTTTTCAGCCTTGTTTCTTATAGAAGTGCGAGCGGCATCGAAAGCAACATTTCCCCCTCCGATCACAACAAGCTCCTTTCCGATTTTCCAAGGTTGATCAGCGCAACGCACACGCAAGTACTCGATCCCCCTGATAATGTCCGGCTCATCCGCCCCATCGATCGGAAGGTCTCGCGACTTCCACAATCCGACGCCAAGGAATATGGCATCATATTTTTCTTCCAGCTCATCAAGGGTAATATCCCTTCCAAGCTTCATGTCATAATAAATCTTTGCTCCCAGATGTTCGATTGCAGCAATTTCATTCAGGGCCACTTCATTCTTCAAACGATAAGTAGGAACACCGTAAGTCAACATCCCGCCGGCCATCCGCATCATTTCATACACATCAACAGCATAGCCAAGGCGCAACAAGTCGTGAGCAGCAGTCAATGATGCCACGCCGGCTCCTATGCAAGCGACCTTAAGGCCATTCGGCTTCGGGTTCGTGCTTCCGCGAGCATAGCTCATTTCCAAAGACTTGATGTGAGCCTCTTTATCGAGACCAAACCATTCGTCCAGATATCTTTTTTGAGCCCGGATCGTCAAAGTTTTATCCACTCGGTCGCGGCGGCAGCTTATCTCGCAAGGGGCTCCGCAAATGATTCCGCAAATCGATGCAAATGGATTAGGACCGCGTGCGATTTTATACCCTTCCAACATCTTTCCTGAGTGCAAAGCCATCATATACCCTCGAGGA
This genomic window from Waddlia chondrophila WSU 86-1044 contains:
- a CDS encoding ubiquinol-cytochrome c reductase iron-sulfur subunit, coding for MPKYRNSLNVDKDERDPMISRRSFLALMGVGACILGAAQMVNVSLLGYLYPNAMKVPPSVFSIGRPEDVLSFDGKIFNAKQKVFIESKTGKVRVQTAVCTHLGCTVNMVDTGYACPCHGSTYDQFGRNTGGPAPLPLVFFEIYKGASGDLMVDKSKATLDWEAAWFTPAV
- a CDS encoding FAD-dependent oxidoreductase, which produces MSEDDNENTFKTLFDVVIPDLDYYLRQIDCRDGCPVNTDPRGYMMALHSGKMLEGYKIARGPNPFASICGIICGAPCEISCRRDRVDKTLTIRAQKRYLDEWFGLDKEAHIKSLEMSYARGSTNPKPNGLKVACIGAGVASLTAAHDLLRLGYAVDVYEMMRMAGGMLTYGVPTYRLKNEVALNEIAAIEHLGAKIYYDMKLGRDITLDELEEKYDAIFLGVGLWKSRDLPIDGADEPDIIRGIEYLRVRCADQPWKIGKELVVIGGGNVAFDAARTSIRNKAEKVTMVCLESRDEQTADEFEIEDGMEEGVKIINRVAPKAVMRDENGRICGLKVQQIHRLFDHDGKFNPQLVPETETIIPCDSVVLAIGQSMDTSFLNGWKKRDALAIERGVIKTEKGTGRTSVKGIYAGGDAAFGAALFITAIRHGQEAARAIDHDLLGTTPYREFVGEFTEISPMRDKTYLRTKWALPSLQPAEIRKTNLNMVENNYTDQEAHEQSNRCLQCHVSPVFDGSLCIKCNGCVDVCPCNCLKLVPISQLNLDAGEGNLRKAVDHYYGVDSYEMEEDEMDQMGSAMLKDEDLCIRCGLCAEKCPTQAVTMDAMNYTFRWIG
- a CDS encoding cytochrome b N-terminal domain-containing protein; protein product: MAVYKGNRRTTWAEHIANLPRDFIRSIFRHNYPNNDVDRSEIVFKNFFLHFHPVKCHKRSLNPFQTLGLGTITASMFLILVFTGVVLMFYYIPAEDRAYDIMKDWQDTTPFAMMYRNMHRWAAHLMVMFVFLHMSRVFYTGAYKGARKFNWVIGVILMVLTLVLSFTGYLLPWDQLSFWAVTVGSNIAGYVPNIPGFEHNVNRVMLLASTSVGQDALIRFYVLHVAALPLITGTLIGVHFWRIRKDGGLARPPDRLRPDPYRVVQRSDTKESFAPGVKRTYGLMELVRGTCPTVDKGPYNFVFTWPHLLRAELVCFFLSLVLVLGLSFINAPLEEPANPSKPPNPSKAPWYFLGLQEMVAYDAFWGGVGIPGLIIVGLMSIPYLDRNPRGEGVWFHRSRYLGIFLYTLFMTWQGILIIVGTYFRGANWGWVWPWTENFARH
- a CDS encoding cbb3-type cytochrome oxidase assembly protein; translated protein: MVWYLAVTILFALAGMLIYIYYLRNGQFDDMEDVKYQMFRDEE